AGGTTTTTATTACTGCATTATCTTTATATACAGTAAATATAATATTCGCGCCGTCTTTCCCGCTATAAGATGGAACGATCGTGAAAGTAGCATAGGACAAATACAAAAAGATCATTGCACCTAAGGAAGGATCTTTTTGAGAAGATTTCATATCGATATAATATCCTTTTTCAGGAGGATAATTTTCTATTTCTTTCCAACCTTTTGCGGCGAGCGCCTTTCTCACTTCAGGTTCTTGAGTGCTTAAACCGGGAAATCTACTAATTAAAAAATGGATACGATCCTTATTTTTTTGAGGGAAACGATCCAATTCTAATTCTTTCCATCCTCTTTTTAGGAATTCTTTTCTTCTTTCATTCCAATTTTTCGGATCTTCTACACTAAAATAGATCTTTGTATTGGGAGCTTTTTCCTTTTTTGGAAAGTCACTGTAGCTAATGATACATCCGTAAAAGAAATGAAGAAATAATAATAGGAAAGGGAGTTTTTTCATGCAAGTTAGGTGTCTTTTTAAATACAAAAATGATTGAAAATGCACCGGTTAAAGAGGCAAGGATTTTATTAGAGGAACTTATTCCGTTTCCGCGAGAGAATAACCGGTTTCCAAATAGAATTGAAAAGTTTTGTCCAGGCTATAAGGCCCTGCATATCTGGAAAGGTCCTTCTCCAGTTCTGCTGCTTTTAGATTTTTATACATATCTTTCCATTCTTTGGAAACGATGAGTGCGGATTCCTCCGGTTCCGTTTCTGCGACGGATCTGAGCGCGAATGCTAATACTTCCCAACTAAAGGAAGAATGTTTGAGTAGTACATTCCATTCGTCTATGCTTGGGCTTTTTTTTGTGCGGATGATCTCTTCTAAAAGTTCTGTTCCTAAAATTCCTGAATCAGATCCTATTTGAATATAATATCTTCTTAAAGGAAGTAGATAGTCCTTATCAGGAAAAAGATTTTTTCTGAGAGAAAGTAAGAGTGCTCTTCTTGCGAGTGCTGCGGATTCTAAGAACCTTCTTTGGTCCAAATATTCCATACTTAAGATATGATGAAAGATTGGTTCGTCCCTAAAGATATTTGCTCTTTCTAGTAATCCTTCTTCATATAAATTGGAATCTTTGGATTTATATGATATGACACAAAGTCTATGTAAACTTTTGTTTCTAGGAAAGTAGGGCAGGAATCTTTTACATCTTGCGATTGAATCTTCTATTTTTCCCGCCTTTTGGAAACCTGAGATTTCATCTAATAGAGCTTGTTCTTCTGCTAGGTATGGATTGGTAGATTCTAATTCTTTTAAAGTGGCTTTATAATATTCGATGTCTCCGATACGAGAAGACCAAAGTAATGCTTTGTATCTGAGATTTCTATTTTCCGGATCTCTGGATAATATTACCCTAGCAGTGTTCAGTGCCTTGTCCGGAAATCTGAGTGAATCGTATAGATCCGTCATTTCTTCCAATAATTTGCTTTGGTCAGGATTTAATCTAAGGCTTGTTTCGTAACTTTTGAGTGCTTCTAATTCTTCTCCCTTTCCTTTTTGGGATTTTCCTAAAATCCAATAGTAACGGAAGTCTCTGGGTTCTCCGGTTTCGTCAGCGATCTGTAATTTTTCTAACGCTTGTTGGTATCTTCCCCTTAAAGCCTCTTCTGCTGCCTGCTGGATCAGCTCTTCCCAAGAAAAGGTTGAACTCAAGGCCAGGACCGATTTTATAGTGCAAATAACTAAAAAGAACCAAATGGAAAGTGTACGTCTCATCAGTGGCAGCCCTCTGCGGTCTTCTCCTTAACTTTGGCAAACACAGTTCCCATCTTTTTAATCCATCGGAAATTTTAAAAAAAAACAAGAGGTTTCCCTGAATGAATTCGGTAACCATTATTCTGGCTTTTGCCGTCCTGGCTATTTTGACCGCCGTTGTTTACGCATTAAAGGTCACCAGGATCCAAATCGGAACTGAGGGCGGAAAAGACCAAGAATCCAAGAAATTAATCGAAATTTCTTCCGCAATCTCCGAAGGAGCTATGGCTTTTCTCATAAGAGAATACAAGACCATCTCTCTTTTTATCGCCTTTATGGCAGTTCTGATCTTCTTCCTTTTGGACAATCCGGAGACTCCGGATTTTAACGACGGGTTGTTTACTGCGATCGCTTTCGTGTCAGGAGCTCTTATCTCCTGTCTTTCCGGCTTTATCGGAATGAAGATCGCGACCATCGGAAATGTTCGTACTGCTCAGGCAGCTAAAACTTCCATGACTAAGGCATTCAGGGTCGCTTTTGATTCTGGTGCGGTAATGGGATTCGGGCTGGTTGGTCTTGCAGTTTCCGGTATGATCGGGCTTTTCCAACTTTATACTCATTTATTCCAAAACGTAGGAACTCTTTTCCTTATGGAAGCTCTGGCTGGTTTCGGTCTGGGTGGTTCTGCTGTTGCTCTTTTCGGAAGAGTGGGCGGCGGGATTTACACTAAGGCTGCCGACGTTGGTGCTGACCTTGTAGGTAAAGTAGAGAAGGGAATTCCTGAGGATGATCCTCGTAACCCTGCGACCATCGCAGATAACGTGGGAGATAACGTAGGTGACGTTGCAGGTATGGGTGCTGACCTTTTCGGTTCCTGTGCTGAGGCTACTTGTGCCGCTCTTGTGATCGGTGCGACTGCTACTGCTCTTTCCGGAAATACTGACGCTCTTTTATATCCACTTCTGATCTCCGCTTTCGGGATCCCTGCTTCTCTTTTAACTTCCTTTATCGCTTCTGTGAAAGAAGGTGGAAATGTGGAGAAGGTCCTAAAGATCCAACTTTGGGTTTCTACTCTGATCGTTGGTGCGATCATGTATTTTGTAACTGATAAATACATGGTGGATTCTTTCGAGATCGCAGGTAAAACAATCGGTAAATGGAATGTATACATTTCATTGATCGTGGGTCTGTTCTCCGGTATGTTCATCGGTTTGATCACTGAGTATTATACTTCTCATTCTTATAAGCCTGTAAGAGAAGTTGTAGACGCTTCCAAAACTGGAGCTGCTACAAACATCATCTACGGACTTGCATTAGGTTACCAAAGTTCTGTGGTTCCTGTGATCCTACTCGTTATCACAATCGTTACTGCGAATATTTTGGCGGGAATGTACGGGATCGCAATCGCTGCTCTCGGAATGATCTCCACAATCGCTATCGGTTTGACCATCGACGCTTATGGTCCGGTTTCGGATAACGCTGGTGGTATCGCTGAGATGGCGGAGCTCGGAAAAGAAGTTCGTAATCGTACAGATACCTTGGATGCTGCCGGTAATACTACCGCTGCTATCGGAAAAGGTTTTGCGATCGGTTCTGCCGCTCTTACTTCCTTGGCATTATTTGCTGCTTTCATTACCAGAACTAAAACTACCGGTCTGGATATCTTAGACGCAGAAGTTTTTGGTGGATTACTTTTCGGAGCAATGCTTCCATTCGTTTTCACTGCAATGACTATGAAATCAGTAGGTAAAGCTGCTGTAGACATGGTAGAAGAAGTTAGAAAACAATTCCGTGAGATCCCTGGGATCATGGAAGGAAAAGCAAAACCTGATTACAAAAGATGTGTGGATATTTCCACTACTGCGGCTTTAAGAGAAATGATCCTTCCTGGACTTTTAGTTCTTTTAACTCCGATCGTAGTTGGTTACTTATTCGGAATTAAGTCTTTATCCGGTGTTTTAGCTGGAGCATTGGTAGCAGGCGTGGTTCTTGCAATCTCTTCTGCAAACTCCGGTGGTGGCTGGGACAACGCTAAAAAATATATCGAAAAAGCTGCCGGTGGAAAAGGTTCTGATCAACACAAGGCTGCAGTTGTGGGAGATACCGTGGGAGATCCTTTAAAAGATACTTCTGGTCCTTCTATCAATATTTTGATCAAATTGATGGCGATTACAAGCTTAGTGTTTGCTGAATTTTTCGTTCAGCACGGCGGTTTATTGCTTCGTTTGTTCCAATAAGAATTTTTCGTTTTCACGCAGAGGCGCTAAGCCGCAGAGAGATCTGGGGTTCAGCGCCTTTTCTATTTTAAAATATTCTAAACCTTAGCGTCTCTGTGTCTCTGCGTGAGAATTACTCTGGGGCTCTTTTAAACTCTGCGTCTTCAGTCGACTGATTTACGGAATCTCACATAAAAAGGATCGAATCCCATCTTCTTCCAAAATTCTACCGCACCTTCATTCTCTGAAATTGCTCTTAATTCTATTGCTAAAATACCTTTTTCTTTCGCATAACGGAACGTTTCGTCTACGAGAGGTTTCATATAACCTGATTTTCTTTTGCCTTGTTTGGTGATTGCAAGGTCTATGAATAAGTTCTTTTCCTCGATTAGATATGGTTTTTCTTCCACTCTTGCAATTAGGAGTGAGACAAGTTCTTCTTCTATAAATCCGCCGATAAATAATACTTTGTCTGTGGCCCTGAGTTTTAAGTAGATATCCACCATTTTGGCTGCGGCTCTGGGACGGATCTTAAATATTCCATCTAAAGGGAGTTTATTGACCATTCTAAAAAATTGATTTACCAATTCAATTGCAGCCTCCCTATTTTGAGGGAGGATCGGTCTTATCTCCAAAAGTTTGTTAGACATTAAAATAAAACTTTGCAAATGACCGGAGTTTGTGGAGTATTTTTTATAAATGAGAAGAGAAGTTTCTCTTATTTTTTTAAATAAATAAAAAAAGAAACGATTCCGGTTGTTATCAATACGAAGGTAAAATGATCTTTCGAGCACTTATAATTCTATCCTTCTTCTCATTTATCAATTGTGAAAACGGTAAATCGGAATTGCCACCTGCAGTTTTGGGATATATCGCTTTGGATTATCTCATTCTAACCGATCCGGATCGTTCTTCTGTTTATTTTTCTACAGTGAGATCCTTGGACCTTGAAATTGCTTATGAAACGGATGCGGAACCTTATGCTGGGAATTTTACTGTAGGTGGTTCCAGTATTTGGAACGTGACAGATAGTAATTTGCAGGATGTTTTTGCAGATAGATCTTACTCAGTTGCAATCACTGTGCCGAACGACTTATCCGAAATGAACGAGATCCCAAACCAGAATAGATCAACCTGGAGTGTGAATCAACTTTTGGATTTAGTGCCTAGATATAGAAAGAAATTTTCTAATTACCAATCTACTAGCTTCTTCATCGTATATGTTCGAGGACAGTTGGTAGATGCACCTGGTGTGATTGCGGTGACAGTTTCAGGAGTTTTAGGAATTGGACCTCCTGTGATTTTTGTGTTCAAGGATATGATAGAGCAGTTTGGCAGTATTGTTTCGCCTGATAAAGTAAAGAAGGCGGAACAAATGACAGTGACCCATGAGCTTGGACATGCACTGGGACTAGTGAATGCAGGGATTCCTTTATATTCTTCTCACCAAGACAAAGAACATGGAAATCATTGTACTAATTCATCTTGTGGAATGTTCTGGGCCTTAAGCGACACCAAGGTTGACACTTTCAACCCAACTAGTCCTTTGATCTTTGGACAAGAATGTAGAGACGATATTCGAAACTACACTCCTTGATTAAAGTAGCTTATTTGCAAAGTAAGACTTTAGTGAATCGATCGAGACTCTTTCTTGGGACATACTATCTCTTTCTCTTACCGTAACGGATTTATCAGTTAAAGAATCATAATCCACCGTGATACAATAAGGAGTTCCGATCTCGTCCTGTCTGCGGTATCTTTTTCCGATAGCTCCACCTTCGTCATATTCTAAATTCCCTAAAGAAGATAGATTCGCGTAAATCGATTTTGCAAGTTCAGGAAGCCCATCTTTTTTCATGAGCGGAAAAATACCGATCTTAACAGGAGCTACCTGAGGAGCAAAACGAAGGACCGTTCTTGTTTCTCCATCCGCTAGTTTTTCTTCTGCGTAAGCATCCGAAACAACTGCTAAGAATAATCTGTTTAGACCCAAGGCTGGCTCTACTACATAAGGCACATACTTTTTATTAGCTGCCTGGTCTTGGTATTTCAGATCTTCTCCGGAGAATTTTTCATGTTGGGAGAGATCGTAATCGGTTCTAGACGCAATTCCCCAAAGTTCTCCCCATCCGAATCCATACTTGTATTCGATATCGGAAGTAGCTTCACTGTAAAAGGAAAGTTCTTCCTTCTCATGTTCTCTGATCTTGAGGTTTTCTTTTTTCAAACCGAGATGATCTGTTAAAAATTTAACACAATAGTCCACCCAATGAGAGAACCATTCTTTTTGAGTTCCTGGTTCGCAGAAAAATTCCATCTCCATTTGTTCGAATTCTCTGGTACGGAATACGAACTGTCTTGCCATGATCTCATTTCGGAATGATTTACCTATCTGAGCAATCCCGAATGGGATCTTGTTCCTGGTCGTTGAGATGACGTTCTTGAAATTGATAAAAATACCTTGGGCAGTTTCCGGGCGAAGATAAATATCCTGAGAATCTTCTGCGGAAGCTCCATGAGAAGTTTTGAACATTAGGTTGAAGTCTCTTGCTTCTGTGAATGTTCCTCTATTACCACAATTAGGGCAGGCAAAGTTTCCTGCCTTAATGACCTCGTTCATTTTTTCAAGGGTGAGTCCTGTGGCGGCTCCTTCTCCTTTTTGATCTTCTAAAAATTTGTCCGCTCTGATACGAGTTTTACAATTTTTACAATCGATGAGTGGGTCGTTAAAATTAGAAACGTGTCCGGATGCTTCCCACACTTTCGGGTTCAGAAGGATAGAAGAATCTAATCCGACAACGTCCTCTCTTAAGTGGACAAAATGTTTCCACCAGAGTCTTTTTAAGTTATGGAGAAGTTCGGCTCCGTAAGGGCCATAGTCGAAGGTATTGGAAAGTCCTCCGTAAATTTCGGATCCGGGATAAACAAATCCTCTTCTTTTACAAACGGATACAATATCCTTGAGAGAGGAATCTAGGGTTTCTTTTTTCTCCATAGGTCCAAGGATTCTCGAATAGGATTCGTGATAAAGTATTAAATTCGTAGGAATTCCTTCAATTCTTGTTTGCTTCCGGAACAAGCTAGGGTCCAATGGACAAGGATATTCGGAATGAAAAAGGAAATTTCACAGAAGGAAAAACTAGTCTTTTGGGGGATCAATTTTCTCTCTTGGACCTCTCCCATTTCCATGATTGGGTTCGGGATTTTTTTTCCCCTGGGAGTTATCTTCCTATTTCCTAAAGAGGATAGGGTCCTTAGGCCGGCATTCCATTCCGTTTTTCTACAAGTCGTTCTAGGTTTATTTTTATTTTCTCTAGAACTTCTATTTTTAATTTTCCCGAAAGCGGAAGAGATATTTTCATTATTTGTTCTACTCAGTTCGGAAGAACCTAGTTCATCCGGATTCCTTGTCCTAACTCTGATGTTTTTCTTAGGCCTGGCTGTATTTTTTCTACAAGCAAAACATATTCGAAAAAGTTTAAAACCGGAAGATCCAAGACCACTTATCTTAAATCCGGTCATAGTTTTTCTAACTGTAGGCTGTTTAATATTATTCACTCATTATTTAACATATTCGGATCCGTTCAGAACAAAGATGGCAACCTTTGCAGTTTTTTCTGAAAGTGTTTGGATCTTCTTTTTTACCGCAGTCGGACTTGCGGAACTTCTATCGGGCAAAAGACCATTCTTCCTATTTCGGAGACCTTGGGCCTGGTTCGTAAGACAAACTAGAGATTCATTTGCAAAGGAAGAAGGGGATCTGCCTGCTTCTGCCAGAAAACGTAAGAACGCAAAAGTGAGAGATGCGATCTTAGCGGGTTGGGGTCATATCTATACGGGACGTTTGTGGAAAGGATTTCCGATCCTGTTCGTGTATCTGCTTGGCCTATTATTATTTGCTACATTCTTCTTTTCTTGGTGGGAACCGGCTTTAGGGATCCGCTTTCTCGCAAGTTTAGGTTTAAAACCTGGGCTTTCCGATAAAAAGTTTTTTGAAGTGGCCTCTTCTTTTTGGATTTGGTCTGCAATCTTAACCACATTAGTTTTAGTTAATGTGTTTTCAGGATGGTTACTTCGAAGAACCTTCCATTCCAAAGCAGCTCTTTTGGGTTTAAGCCCGGGTTTCGAAAACAACCTTGGACTAAGTGTTCTTGTTCACTTAATAGTAATTTGTTTAATTCTACTTATGCCGACGACTATAGCTTTCCAGAAAGAAAGTAAGTCTCGCCCTACGGATCATTTTACTCCCGAGAATCATGCTGAGTTCTATTTTATAGATCCGAATCTTCCCGACGAGGTGAAAGGACTCAATGGTGGAGTGATCACCGGAACGGATACCCCGAATAGTACGCAGGGAGAAAAAATCCCTGAGGAAAAACCTTCAGACGAGGGTAGAGTAAAAGGTGAAGTTAAGAAGATCAAAGGTAAAAAACTTCCTCCTACTTATTCCAATTATATCTCTGCGAAGATGAGAACTTTCGAATCCTTTATGGATTATTGGAGAAGTGCCCCCAGAAATTATTCATGTGTTGTAGCTTATACGATCACTCCGGATGGAGAAGTTGTGGATGTGGAACTTGTACAAAATTCTCCTTATCCGGAACAGGATCAAAGAACATTGGAACTGATCGAGAACTTATCTCCAATGATGCCTCCTCCTGGGACGAAAGGTTATATCAGGGTCACGGAACTTTTCTGGAACGGACCTTTGGACGCTAAGGCAATGCCGACTCCTTTACAACAAGAGCTGGTGAATATGTTCGACGGTCGTTATATGGAGGAATTATGAGTTTAGAAGTAATTCTTCTTGCGATTGGAAGTATTTTTCCTTGGGGATTTTATCTTATCTATACCCAGCCGAATACAGGCAGAGAGAAACGTTTCTTTTTTATAATATTCTTCGCGTTACTTTTAGGTTGGATCTCCACCGAGTTGGTTCTGAGAGCAAGCGCTTGGATCTGGCCTGAAACAGAGATTAAGGCCAAGGTAGCGAAATCAATTCTTTCTCAAACTGCATTTCTTGCATTCGTAAAAGCTGGAATGATGGAAGAGTTCTGTAAATCTATTCTGATCGTTTCTTTGTCTCTTGTCTTCGCCTATGATTGGAAGAAGAAGGAATTTCTTCCGGAAACATTCTTAGTAGGCGGATTTATCGCATTAGGTTTTGCTGGAATAGAAAATTATCATTATATCTTAACGGCGAAAGAGGATGATAGGATCCATACTTTCATTTTAAGAACATTAAAATCTTCGAATGCACATTTGCTTATCAATCTATGCTTTGCGCTTTGTTTGATTAAAAGTAATAAAAGACAATTCCCGGATAAATACTGGTACATTCTTTCCGGATTTTTATTAGCGGTAGTCCAGCATGGGCTATTCGACTTCTTCGTGATCCCAGTCGGAAGATTCGGGCATTGGGCAGCAACGGCACTCTTCGTAGGGATCTGGGTCTGGATCGTGAAAGACAGAAGAGTGTATATGAAAGAAGAAAAAATTTATAAAATACAAAAAGAAAAACCTCCTGAGGAAGAAATTTCCCGATCGGTTCCAGAGATAATCCGTTGAAATACAAAGAGATCAGAGTTTCCATTCCGAAAGATTTTGCGGAAGAATTTTCCGCATACCTTGACGAATGGCAGGTAGCAGGATATTACGAGATCCTGTTCGACAGAGAAGAGCCGAGAAAACACGGCGAAGAAATTATCTCGGATAATACTCCTATCAGAGTATATCTGGCGGAAGACGATGTTCAGTCGGAAGCTAAAATTTGGATCTATCTACAAACGGTTGCACCTGAAAATTCTTTTGCAGAATCCAGATGGATAGAAACAAAAGAATACGAAGAAGCTTATAAAGAATTTTATAAACCGTTTTCAGTCGGAGTTTTCTGGGTAGTGCCTACCTGGGAAAAAGAAGACTGGGAGAAAAACAAAAAGTCCGAACAAAAAGATTCAGTTCCGGTGTATATCAATCCCGGACTTGCTTTTGGAACTGGGCATCATGAGACCACTCGTTTGGTTTTATCCAGACTAGGCTCCATCGATCTGAAAGGAAAGAAGGTTGCGGATATTGGTGCGGGTTCCGGGATCTTATCCGTCGCTGCGGCAAAATTAGATGCATCTAAAATTATCGCAGTGGATATAGATCCGAATGCAGTACGTTCTTCTACATTTAATAGGGACGAGAATGAGATCTCTCCGGAAGTTTTGGTAGTGGAAGAGGGTGGATTCGATCACCCGCAAGTTTCTACCGAAACATTCGATCTATGCGTGGCAAATATAACATTCGCCGTCTTAAAAGCGAATATGGAAAAGATCGCAGGACTTCATACGGATCATTTTTTATTCAGCGGTGTGATCACTGAAAGAAAAGAAGAATTCCTGGAACTTTTATCTTCCCAAGTAGGAGGTAAATCTTTATATGAAACCTCCTGGAACGGATGGGAACTGATAGAATGGGCCCGCAAATAGCATAACGTTTTACTAATATTTAATATCGGAGAAAAAATGAGACATTACGACGTATTCGGGATAGGGAACGCACTTGTGGATATTTTAATCCCTACCGAAGATTCTTTTTTACAAAAAATGGGCTGGAACAAGGGGATTATGACCCTGGTGGACGCAGAAGTGCAGGGTGGAGTTCTTACCGCTTTAGACGGACATAAAAAAGAATTAAGATCAGGTGGAAGCGCTGCAAATACTATGATCGCACTCGCAAATTCCGGAGGAACCGGAACTTATACAGGAAAGGTAAGTGAGGACACTTACGGAGAATTTTATAAACAGGATATGGAGAAGGCCGGGATATTATTTGAAGTTCCTCCTTCCAAAGAAGGACATACCGGAACTTGCGTAATTCTTACAACTCCTGATGCGGAAAGAACAATGCTCACTCACTTGGGAATTTCTTCCACATTGACCAAACAAGATCTGGATCTGGAAAAACTGAAGGCGTCTTCTTATAGTTATGTAGAAGGATACCTTTGGGACGGACCTTCTACTAAGGAAGCTTGTCTTCTTGCAATGGAAGAATCCAAAAAAGCGGGAGTAAAGGTAGCATTTACTTTTAGTGACCCATTCTGTGTAAACCGCTCCAGAGAGGATTTTTTAAAACTTACTAAAGAATATTGTGATTTAGTTTTTTGTAATGCAGAAGAGGCAAAAGCGCTGGCTGCTACCGAGTCCAAGGAAGACGCTTTAAAATTTATCTCTTCACTATGTAAAAATGTGATGATGACGGATGGCGCTAACGGCGCATTCGTATCCGTAAATGGGACGATTAGTCATGTGGGTGGCTTTCCTGTTCAGGAACTATTAGATACAACCGGAGCAGGGGATAGTTTTGCTGCAGGTGTGCTCTATGGACTTACACACGGATTTTCGCCTGAGAATGCGGCAAGATGGGGAAATTACGTTGCATCCAGGATCGTACAAGAGATCGGACCTAGACTTTCTGTCAGACTTATGGGAAGACAGGAAGAGATATTAGGAAAAGTTTAAGGACAAGAATAAGATAAAGAGATCGTGCTCATATTTCCGTTTTCCGGAACGGAAAATGTGAGCGGAGTTCCTACCATCGTATCCGGGAAGCCGTCCAGGTTTCCGGTATCAGCCAGACAATACAGCTTATGAGTTCCAGGATTGATGTACTTCATCTTGACTGTTCCATTTCTTGCAGGAGTCGCTGCTAATGGAAGTTTTGTAAGAATATCAGTTTCATTCTCTCTAAACACTGCAAAATAATGAGTTAAATTTCCGGATCCACCTGTGATCGCCAAAGAAGAAGCGCCACTTGGATAAATTGTCCTGGACCTGGATAAAATCCCTCCGCCCATATCGGATTGGCCGGCGTGGTTTACTTTCCAATCGCTGATAGAGATTAAGGTAGCAGCAGTACTTCCGTCCGCAGCCTTGATGGAGTGAACCATTAGATTTTCCTTAAGGTTCATTCTAACTTCGAAAATATAAGGTTCGTATCCGGGTTTAAAATCCATATCCGCTTCTCCGGGTTGTATCGAATAGAGAAGAGGAAATACTAATGGATAACCGGATTTGTCAGTAGTCCCTGCGGAATAAGCGAGCCTCGGAACTATATTAAATCCGTATACTCCATAGTTATCAAAGAAAGTTACTTTTGTCAGGTCCACGCCAGGTGCATTTCCCCAGCCGGTAACCAATGAACGGATATAAGTTCCCGTATAATAATACTGGCTCGCAAGTCCTGTACTGGTTCCGGAAGTAGGATCGTTAGAAGGGAATTCTGCTCCTTCTCCGTTTAAGAACTGGATCATTTTGAATTCGCCGTTCAGGGATCGGCAAGTGTTTGCATTCAATGTATAAGGTTGTGTACAATATACTTCTCTGTTCGGGGCAATATTATCCCAGAATGCTTTTGCAGCCGCAACAGTTCTGATCTGAGAAAGATTATTTAAACCGTCTTGGTATTTGGAAGAAATACGTATTTCACCTATATCGATAAAGATAGGAAGATTTGCTGCCTTAGGAAGACCGGCTAGATTAAAAGTAGGATCTCCGGAAGGATCCTCGTAAACATTTCCGGTTCCATTATTATATTCTGAAAATTCTAAGGGACTATCAGTGGCGTAAGTACCTTTCATTAGAAGTAACATTCTATTATTGAAAAGGGTACTAATTACAGGATTATCAGTGGCATTTCCTTCCCAATGTCCTACCTTACAATCCGAAAAGAATGCTAATAAAAAGGAAGAAAGACATAGAAGACGATTCGCTTTGGAAATCATAAGAATACGCTCACCATTAAACCGAAATGGAAAAATTCCGTATCCACTTTATTGTAATAATACGGGTTACTTAACCTGGAATCCACAGTAGGACCCACATAAGGATATTTTGTTTCCGCAGGTGAATTTAAATCTGATTCATAAATTTTATTATAATCCAGTCGAATACCGATCCGTAGCTTTTTCCCCGCCACGAAACTTGCCTCAAATCCTGCGTATAATGTATTGTCCCAGCGGGAAGTGTTTGCAGGTCTTGCAACCACATAGGTTTCTCCGAATCCCGCCTTCACCATAAATGTGATCGGAAGTTCCAAAGGAATTTTATAACAGAGTGCGGAATAGACCGGGATAGTAGTAAGTGCTCTTTCCGATCTGGACAAATAGTTAGAATAGGAAGCACCTATCTCTACATAAAAAATCCAAGGCCAAGGAACTCTGTAGAAGAATCCACCGCCCAAAGTGGTATCCAAATATTTCTGAGCTTCCGATCCAGGGAACGGGTTAGAAGCTCCAACCCAGGCGCCTATTTCCGCTTTTCTATTATCATAGAATGTAGGAAGTTCTTCTTCTAATTCTTCGTCGTCGGTGCCGTCTTTTTTATCAGAGCGAGAAAGTCCGGAAGAAGGTAAATTTCCACCTGCTTGTGCCAGGATCAATTCTCCATTCTTAAAGCTATTCCCTATCTTATTAAAATCCATAGGAGGAGAAACAGGGTTTCCTCCCAGATATTTTACAGTCTTATTATCCAGTTGGTCCGGATAAGAGAACGTTTGTGCCCAAGGAAAAAGTAAAAATGCGATCGGCAGAAGTTTTTTCATCTCGAAACCCCGCCGAATTCTTTTCTGTTTTGGTACATCCGATCTATCTCAGGGAAAGAATCGTAGTACGCTTTTAGAAAATACAATCCGTAAGGGGGGAGGGTAATCCCTGCTATGGTTCTATCTTTGGAAGAAAGTATTTTCAATATATTCGTCTCTTTGCGCTTCTCTATCGCTATTTCAAAAAGTGTTCCGGTCAGGATCCGGACCATATTATGGAGGAAACCGTTCGCCTTGATCCGTAAGCGGAGAAGTCCGGGCTCTTCTTCACTTTCTAAAAG
Above is a genomic segment from Leptospira selangorensis containing:
- a CDS encoding 50S ribosomal protein L11 methyltransferase — its product is MKYKEIRVSIPKDFAEEFSAYLDEWQVAGYYEILFDREEPRKHGEEIISDNTPIRVYLAEDDVQSEAKIWIYLQTVAPENSFAESRWIETKEYEEAYKEFYKPFSVGVFWVVPTWEKEDWEKNKKSEQKDSVPVYINPGLAFGTGHHETTRLVLSRLGSIDLKGKKVADIGAGSGILSVAAAKLDASKIIAVDIDPNAVRSSTFNRDENEISPEVLVVEEGGFDHPQVSTETFDLCVANITFAVLKANMEKIAGLHTDHFLFSGVITERKEEFLELLSSQVGGKSLYETSWNGWELIEWARK
- a CDS encoding PrsW family glutamic-type intramembrane protease produces the protein MSLEVILLAIGSIFPWGFYLIYTQPNTGREKRFFFIIFFALLLGWISTELVLRASAWIWPETEIKAKVAKSILSQTAFLAFVKAGMMEEFCKSILIVSLSLVFAYDWKKKEFLPETFLVGGFIALGFAGIENYHYILTAKEDDRIHTFILRTLKSSNAHLLINLCFALCLIKSNKRQFPDKYWYILSGFLLAVVQHGLFDFFVIPVGRFGHWAATALFVGIWVWIVKDRRVYMKEEKIYKIQKEKPPEEEISRSVPEIIR
- a CDS encoding LIC11270 family surface protein, whose translation is MISKANRLLCLSSFLLAFFSDCKVGHWEGNATDNPVISTLFNNRMLLLMKGTYATDSPLEFSEYNNGTGNVYEDPSGDPTFNLAGLPKAANLPIFIDIGEIRISSKYQDGLNNLSQIRTVAAAKAFWDNIAPNREVYCTQPYTLNANTCRSLNGEFKMIQFLNGEGAEFPSNDPTSGTSTGLASQYYYTGTYIRSLVTGWGNAPGVDLTKVTFFDNYGVYGFNIVPRLAYSAGTTDKSGYPLVFPLLYSIQPGEADMDFKPGYEPYIFEVRMNLKENLMVHSIKAADGSTAATLISISDWKVNHAGQSDMGGGILSRSRTIYPSGASSLAITGGSGNLTHYFAVFRENETDILTKLPLAATPARNGTVKMKYINPGTHKLYCLADTGNLDGFPDTMVGTPLTFSVPENGNMSTISLSYSCP
- a CDS encoding adenosine kinase, coding for MRHYDVFGIGNALVDILIPTEDSFLQKMGWNKGIMTLVDAEVQGGVLTALDGHKKELRSGGSAANTMIALANSGGTGTYTGKVSEDTYGEFYKQDMEKAGILFEVPPSKEGHTGTCVILTTPDAERTMLTHLGISSTLTKQDLDLEKLKASSYSYVEGYLWDGPSTKEACLLAMEESKKAGVKVAFTFSDPFCVNRSREDFLKLTKEYCDLVFCNAEEAKALAATESKEDALKFISSLCKNVMMTDGANGAFVSVNGTISHVGGFPVQELLDTTGAGDSFAAGVLYGLTHGFSPENAARWGNYVASRIVQEIGPRLSVRLMGRQEEILGKV